From the Desulfovibrio sp. JY genome, one window contains:
- the fliD gene encoding flagellar filament capping protein FliD translates to MSSTVSAYTPVTKSGQINYTGLGNGTDFDTLITKLVQVEQSRITTLQTWKQSWTKKQDAFLELNTKLLALKTTLEGMDTEGEFLVKVASSTNSNVLTATTSSGADNGSHVIEVNRLATAKAMVTHSGFVDPRQIININPTDQTFAYTYKGTTYSNNIGTNCSLNDLASIINNDANNPGVKASVVYDGTGYFLQLRGMDTGDSATLTIDSSTTLPYFQASDFDTITSNASALLKLDGWPTGATSYITRETNTVTDLIPGITLNLKSTGTVNLTVSTDTNAVKQNIQTFVEQMNTVRSMLKDLTKYDSTTSKASILTGNYGLQLIDTNLKTAVAGKGVGFDYDADTYSVLSQIGIFTNANEGAKNEGLLYISNATLNAILASNATKAAELFAASYAGRVNSSEISIASYIKGTTKCGTYELSYTADASGKITGATINGHPAFYSSNSNLITGQHGYDEAGLVLKAIDVSPGTHTATACLKQGKTGQLVDLLGELTNAKDGPLHILDNNYDDITHMIDNKISFEQRRIATYASNLRKRFAKVDSLLSTYNQQQNQLTSAIKNLSSSS, encoded by the coding sequence ATGTCCAGCACGGTCAGCGCCTACACACCGGTAACCAAGTCCGGCCAAATCAATTACACGGGGCTTGGCAACGGCACGGACTTCGACACCCTGATCACCAAGCTCGTCCAGGTCGAGCAGAGCCGCATCACCACGCTGCAAACCTGGAAACAGTCCTGGACCAAAAAGCAGGACGCCTTCCTGGAACTCAACACCAAGCTCCTCGCGCTCAAGACCACCCTCGAGGGCATGGACACCGAGGGCGAATTCCTGGTCAAGGTGGCCAGTTCCACCAACTCCAACGTCCTCACCGCCACCACCAGTTCCGGCGCGGACAACGGCTCCCACGTCATCGAGGTGAACCGCCTGGCCACGGCCAAGGCCATGGTCACCCATTCAGGATTCGTCGATCCCAGGCAGATCATCAACATAAACCCCACAGACCAGACCTTCGCCTATACCTATAAGGGCACCACCTATTCCAACAACATCGGCACCAACTGCTCCCTGAACGATCTCGCCAGCATCATCAACAACGACGCCAACAACCCCGGCGTCAAGGCCAGCGTCGTCTATGACGGCACCGGCTACTTTCTCCAACTGCGCGGCATGGACACCGGCGATTCCGCCACGCTGACCATCGACTCCAGCACCACCCTGCCCTATTTCCAGGCCTCCGATTTCGACACCATCACCTCCAACGCCAGCGCCTTGCTCAAGCTCGACGGCTGGCCCACGGGCGCGACCAGCTACATTACCCGGGAAACCAACACCGTCACCGACCTCATTCCCGGCATCACCCTCAACCTCAAAAGCACGGGCACCGTCAACCTGACCGTGTCCACCGACACCAACGCCGTCAAACAGAACATCCAGACCTTCGTCGAACAAATGAACACGGTGCGGTCCATGTTGAAGGACCTTACCAAATACGACTCCACGACGTCGAAGGCGTCCATCCTGACCGGCAACTACGGCCTGCAACTCATCGACACCAACCTCAAGACCGCCGTGGCCGGCAAGGGCGTCGGGTTCGACTACGACGCCGACACCTACTCCGTGCTGTCCCAGATCGGCATCTTCACCAACGCCAACGAAGGCGCCAAAAACGAAGGCCTGCTCTACATCAGCAACGCCACCCTCAATGCCATCCTGGCATCCAACGCCACCAAGGCGGCCGAACTCTTCGCCGCCAGTTACGCCGGCCGCGTGAACAGTTCCGAAATTTCCATCGCCTCCTACATCAAAGGCACGACCAAGTGCGGCACCTACGAACTGTCCTACACCGCCGACGCCAGCGGCAAGATCACGGGCGCCACGATCAACGGCCATCCGGCGTTCTACTCCAGCAACTCCAACCTGATCACCGGCCAGCACGGCTATGACGAAGCCGGCCTGGTGCTCAAGGCCATCGACGTCTCGCCGGGCACCCACACCGCCACCGCGTGCCTCAAGCAGGGCAAGACCGGCCAGTTGGTCGATCTGCTCGGCGAATTGACCAACGCCAAAGACGGCCCCCTGCACATCCTCGACAATAACTACGACGACATCACGCACATGATCGACAACAAGATCTCCTTCGAGCAGCGCCGCATCGCCACCTACGCCTCCAACCTGCGCAAGCGCTTCGCCAAGGTGGACTCCCTGCTCTCCACCTACAACCAGCAGCAGAACCAGCTCACTTCGGCCATAAAAAACCTCTCCTCCTCCAGTTGA
- a CDS encoding flagellin, whose product MSLTINYNGMAANAARNLSNSYSSLATSTQRLSSGLRINTAADDAAGLAIRELMRSDVAAINQGVRNANDAISMIQTADGALQVVDEKLIRMKELAEQAATGTYTSDQRLIIDSEYQAMASEITRIASATDFNGIYLLNGNLSSSTHSGSTLNSSGKLKVHFGSGNQSAEDYYYVQIGTSTASALGVGLGAASGASGRSISTQELAQKALDAIQTAIVSKDKIRANLGALQNRLENTISNLQVQSENLKAAESQISDVDVATEMTQFVKKQILTQSAVAMLSQANSLPRMALNLIQG is encoded by the coding sequence ATGTCGCTGACCATCAATTACAACGGAATGGCCGCCAACGCCGCCCGTAACCTGTCCAACTCCTACTCTTCCCTGGCCACTTCGACCCAGCGCCTGTCATCGGGCCTGCGCATCAACACCGCCGCTGACGACGCCGCCGGTCTGGCCATTCGCGAGCTCATGCGCTCGGATGTCGCCGCCATCAACCAGGGCGTTCGAAACGCCAACGACGCCATCTCCATGATCCAGACCGCCGACGGCGCGCTCCAGGTCGTGGACGAAAAGCTCATCCGCATGAAGGAACTGGCCGAACAGGCGGCCACCGGTACCTACACTTCGGATCAGCGCCTCATCATCGACTCCGAATACCAGGCCATGGCCTCGGAAATCACCCGAATCGCCAGCGCCACGGACTTCAACGGCATTTATCTCTTGAACGGCAACCTGTCCTCGAGCACCCACAGCGGATCGACCCTCAATTCCAGCGGCAAGCTCAAGGTGCACTTCGGTTCCGGCAACCAGAGCGCCGAGGACTACTACTACGTCCAGATCGGCACTTCCACCGCTTCCGCCCTGGGCGTGGGTCTGGGTGCCGCATCCGGCGCTTCCGGCCGCAGCATCTCCACCCAGGAACTGGCCCAGAAGGCCCTCGACGCCATCCAGACGGCCATCGTGTCCAAGGACAAGATCCGCGCCAACCTGGGCGCCCTGCAAAACCGCCTGGAGAACACCATCTCCAACCTGCAGGTCCAGAGCGAGAACTTGAAGGCCGCGGAATCCCAGATCTCCGACGTGGATGTGGCGACCGAAATGACCCAGTTCGTGAAGAAGCAGATCCTGACCCAGTCGGCGGTGGCCATGCTGTCCCAGGCCAACTCCCTGCCGCGTATGGCCCTGAACCTGATTCAGGGTTAA
- the tsaB gene encoding tRNA (adenosine(37)-N6)-threonylcarbamoyltransferase complex dimerization subunit type 1 TsaB, giving the protein MAEARPLPAEGPLLVVSGVSPRLTVLLGLPGQDVLVRENTGTGHSAAVLAPMIADMLTAAGIAPAELAGIACVRGPGSFTGIRVALATVLGLSMGSGAPMAGLDYLPLLAASAARHATGAVIVITHARSGQVYLQSFLADGDLAPMGPPESLFLETAAARVAEGAAVGPLTLVGDGAARYRAALLEAAPMAVIPENGDRPDPDTVLAAARQATYGPDQVEPLYLRPCDAEENLVALTAVRGLTPETARTMFHDAVTRE; this is encoded by the coding sequence ATGGCTGAGGCGCGCCCCTTGCCGGCCGAAGGGCCGCTGCTGGTCGTAAGCGGCGTCTCGCCGCGCCTGACCGTGCTGCTGGGCCTGCCAGGACAGGACGTGCTGGTCCGGGAAAACACGGGCACGGGCCATTCGGCCGCGGTCCTGGCCCCCATGATCGCCGACATGCTGACGGCGGCGGGGATTGCCCCGGCGGAGCTTGCCGGCATCGCCTGCGTGCGCGGCCCGGGCAGCTTCACCGGCATCCGGGTGGCCCTGGCCACGGTCCTCGGCCTGTCCATGGGCTCCGGCGCGCCCATGGCCGGCCTCGACTACCTGCCGCTTCTGGCCGCCTCGGCCGCGCGCCATGCCACCGGCGCGGTCATCGTCATCACCCATGCCCGAAGCGGGCAGGTTTATCTCCAGTCCTTCCTGGCCGACGGCGATCTGGCCCCCATGGGGCCGCCCGAATCGCTTTTTCTCGAGACCGCCGCGGCCCGCGTGGCCGAGGGCGCGGCGGTCGGGCCGCTCACCCTGGTCGGCGATGGCGCGGCCCGCTACCGGGCCGCCCTGCTCGAGGCAGCGCCCATGGCCGTCATCCCCGAGAACGGCGACCGGCCGGACCCGGACACGGTGCTGGCGGCGGCCAGACAGGCCACCTACGGCCCTGACCAGGTGGAACCGCTCTACCTGCGCCCCTGTGACGCCGAGGAAAACCTGGTCGCCCTGACCGCCGTCCGGGGGCTTACCCCGGAAACGGCCCGGACCATGTTCCACGACGCGGTGACAAGGGAATGA
- the rseP gene encoding RIP metalloprotease RseP, producing MIQSIVAVALVLGGLIFFHELGHFLAARAFGMGVSTFSLGFGPQLLGFTRGKTRYAISAIPLGGYVQLVGQDPDDPVPDGFSPQEEFKLRPAWQRMIVVAAGPLFNFFLAWLLFWCLLVAEGRFEMLPVVGQVQADSPAEKAGIAAGDTVTTIDGAPVANWDEMAKSIRGGGGKSVTLTVRRDGKDLTFTLTPAMRTIKNLFGEEESAPLVGIVASGKTRAVPMGAGSAAGEAVRQTWNVVAVTYTGLLKLIERVVPLDSLGGPIMIAQMVSKQAAEGIGNVVALAALISVNLGVLNLLPIPVLDGGHLLFYTLEIIMRKPVSPRMRALTTRLGLAFLIALMLLATVNDIRRQISVLNG from the coding sequence ATGATCCAAAGCATCGTCGCCGTGGCCCTGGTCTTGGGGGGCCTCATCTTCTTCCATGAACTGGGGCATTTCCTGGCCGCCCGGGCCTTCGGCATGGGCGTGTCCACCTTTTCCCTGGGCTTCGGCCCCCAGCTCCTGGGTTTCACCCGGGGCAAGACCCGCTACGCGATTTCCGCCATTCCGCTTGGCGGCTACGTGCAGCTCGTGGGCCAGGACCCGGACGATCCCGTGCCGGACGGCTTCTCGCCGCAGGAAGAGTTCAAGCTGCGCCCGGCCTGGCAGCGCATGATCGTGGTGGCGGCCGGGCCGCTGTTCAACTTTTTCCTGGCCTGGCTGCTCTTCTGGTGCCTGCTCGTGGCCGAGGGCCGCTTCGAGATGCTGCCCGTGGTCGGCCAGGTCCAGGCCGACAGCCCGGCCGAGAAGGCGGGCATCGCCGCCGGCGACACCGTCACGACCATAGACGGCGCGCCCGTGGCCAACTGGGACGAGATGGCCAAGTCCATCCGGGGCGGCGGCGGCAAGTCCGTCACCCTCACCGTCCGCCGCGACGGCAAGGACCTGACCTTCACCCTGACCCCGGCCATGCGCACCATCAAGAACCTCTTCGGCGAGGAGGAAAGCGCGCCGCTGGTCGGCATCGTGGCCTCGGGCAAGACCCGGGCCGTGCCCATGGGCGCGGGTTCGGCCGCCGGCGAGGCCGTCAGACAGACGTGGAACGTGGTGGCGGTGACCTACACGGGGCTTTTGAAGCTCATCGAGCGGGTGGTGCCCCTGGACAGCCTCGGCGGCCCCATCATGATCGCCCAGATGGTCAGCAAGCAGGCGGCGGAAGGCATCGGCAACGTGGTGGCCCTGGCCGCGCTCATAAGCGTCAACCTCGGCGTGCTGAACCTGCTGCCCATCCCGGTCCTCGACGGCGGGCATCTGCTTTTCTACACCCTGGAAATCATCATGCGCAAACCGGTGAGCCCCCGCATGCGGGCGCTGACCACAAGGCTCGGGCTGGCCTTTCTCATCGCGCTGATGCTTCTGGCCACGGTCAACGACATCCGCCGCCAGATAAGCGTGCTCAATGGCTGA
- the dxr gene encoding 1-deoxy-D-xylulose-5-phosphate reductoisomerase, translating into MTHFPKNATPSPAAPGAGYITSLDVPAPTRPRRLAVLGATGSIGVSALRVAAEHPDKYAVAALAGATNVALLAEQATTFRPPVLAVLTDERAGALRKLLPTGYAPDILVGPEGYAALAALPEADVVVSAIVGAAGLLPTLAAVAAGKVVALANKESLVLAGDLIRETARRTGAVILPVDSEHNALFQAMGGAGLPDLPLVERLVLTASGGPFRTRETGELAAVTPAMALNHPTWAMGPKISVDSATLMNKGLEVIEACRLYGLPVSMVDVVVHPQSIVHSLAQLHDGSLLAHLGPPDMRVAIAYCLGYPERLPLAVPRVDLVTLGSLTFEAPRHDAFPCLGLARDALAAGASHTVVLNAANEVAVELFLEGRLPFMGIAAAIADALDAHAGQALPDAASIMDLDARVRRRTMEAAKPA; encoded by the coding sequence ATGACCCACTTTCCAAAAAACGCGACACCGTCCCCCGCCGCCCCCGGCGCGGGTTACATCACCTCCCTCGACGTGCCGGCCCCCACCCGCCCGAGGCGGCTGGCCGTGCTCGGCGCGACCGGCTCCATCGGCGTCAGCGCCCTGCGCGTGGCCGCCGAACATCCGGACAAATACGCCGTGGCCGCCCTGGCCGGGGCCACCAACGTGGCGCTGCTGGCCGAGCAGGCGACGACCTTCCGGCCGCCGGTCCTGGCCGTGTTGACGGACGAGCGCGCAGGCGCTCTGCGAAAGCTCCTGCCGACCGGCTACGCCCCGGACATCCTGGTCGGGCCGGAAGGCTACGCCGCCCTGGCGGCGCTTCCCGAGGCCGACGTGGTCGTTTCGGCCATTGTCGGCGCGGCCGGGCTTTTGCCGACGCTGGCCGCCGTCGCCGCCGGCAAGGTGGTGGCCTTGGCCAACAAGGAGTCCCTGGTCCTGGCCGGCGACCTCATCCGGGAAACGGCCCGGCGCACGGGCGCGGTCATCTTGCCCGTGGACTCCGAGCACAACGCCCTGTTCCAGGCCATGGGCGGCGCGGGACTCCCCGATCTGCCCCTGGTCGAGCGGCTGGTGCTGACCGCCTCGGGCGGCCCCTTCCGCACCCGGGAAACCGGGGAACTGGCCGCCGTCACCCCGGCCATGGCCCTAAACCACCCCACCTGGGCCATGGGGCCGAAAATCAGCGTCGATTCGGCCACGCTCATGAACAAGGGCCTGGAGGTCATCGAGGCCTGCCGGCTCTACGGCCTGCCCGTGTCCATGGTCGACGTGGTGGTCCATCCCCAAAGCATCGTCCATTCCCTGGCCCAGCTCCACGACGGATCGCTTTTGGCCCATCTGGGGCCGCCGGACATGCGGGTGGCCATCGCCTATTGCCTGGGCTATCCCGAGCGCCTGCCCCTGGCCGTGCCCCGGGTGGATCTGGTGACGCTCGGCAGCCTCACCTTCGAGGCCCCGCGCCACGACGCCTTCCCCTGCCTGGGCCTGGCCCGGGACGCCCTGGCCGCCGGAGCGAGCCATACCGTGGTCTTAAACGCCGCCAACGAAGTGGCCGTTGAACTTTTTCTGGAGGGCCGCCTTCCCTTCATGGGCATCGCCGCGGCCATCGCCGACGCCCTCGACGCCCATGCCGGGCAGGCGCTTCCCGACGCGGCGTCCATCATGGACCTCGACGCCCGGGTGCGCCGGCGGACAATGGAGGCGGCAAAACCCGCCTGA
- a CDS encoding phosphatidate cytidylyltransferase, whose amino-acid sequence MPAGSQRQRLLTAAVGLPVLAVAVAAGGWFLAILTAVAAALAMREFFAMTGRPGQVLEAIGLALGLVVVGSAVLGGWPVAGLALGLAFWIEQFTFLGRFAARGETAPPRAALAAALLYVAFPLRFLCLFSPLETVFILAVVMAADTGAYYAGSLVGGPKVWPAVSPGKTWAGTCGGLLASAIVASVFAASARFVPGPLALAGFGVIIAGVSQMGDFFESALKRAAGVKDSGTVLPGHGGVLDRIDGLLPAILVYAAGRPLLGLG is encoded by the coding sequence ATGCCTGCCGGATCACAACGACAACGCCTGCTCACCGCCGCCGTGGGCCTGCCGGTCCTGGCCGTGGCCGTGGCCGCCGGCGGCTGGTTTCTGGCCATCCTGACCGCCGTGGCCGCCGCCTTGGCCATGCGGGAATTTTTCGCCATGACCGGTCGGCCCGGACAAGTTCTCGAGGCCATCGGCCTGGCCCTCGGGCTGGTCGTCGTTGGCAGCGCCGTCCTTGGCGGTTGGCCCGTGGCCGGCCTCGCCCTGGGGCTGGCCTTCTGGATCGAGCAGTTCACGTTCCTGGGCCGTTTCGCCGCCCGGGGAGAGACGGCCCCGCCGCGCGCCGCCTTGGCCGCGGCGCTCCTCTACGTCGCCTTTCCCCTGCGCTTTCTGTGCCTTTTTTCCCCGCTGGAAACGGTATTCATCCTGGCCGTGGTCATGGCCGCGGACACCGGGGCCTATTACGCGGGGAGCCTTGTCGGCGGCCCCAAGGTCTGGCCGGCGGTCAGCCCCGGCAAGACCTGGGCCGGAACCTGCGGCGGCCTTCTGGCCTCGGCCATCGTCGCTTCGGTCTTTGCCGCGTCCGCGCGTTTCGTGCCCGGCCCGCTGGCCCTGGCCGGCTTTGGCGTGATCATTGCCGGCGTTTCCCAAATGGGCGATTTTTTCGAATCCGCGCTCAAGCGCGCCGCCGGCGTCAAGGACTCGGGGACCGTGCTCCCGGGCCATGGCGGCGTGCTCGACCGCATCGACGGGCTGTTGCCCGCCATCCTGGTTTATGCAGCCGGCCGGCCCCTGCTCGGGCTGGGGTAA
- a CDS encoding two-component sensor histidine kinase, which yields MSDRHYYQSLTRSMVAWVAVVALAPLLACAVMLGYQFHTAYRAKVVEHLEELVLKHTQQVGAFLRESAAELRVLADLTPFSSLTDDGALGGLLATMQKEHGGVFVDLGLVNAAGALVSYAGPYRLGRADYADSPWFAAARKDEVTISDVFLGLRGLPHFVVAVRRVHDGQEYILRSTIDFAAFNKLVENIGQGATGQAFILSARGELQTTPKRGLQTDAPFLRRKIWSGTGDAPAMAADQVMVFTHESPASGHRVLYVAATLKGGDWALVYQQDEADAFASLYRARVLAIVIVAVGAVLVFVAAWWLARRMVGRIATADAERDLLNDQVIEAGKLASVGELAAGIAHEINNPVAIMMEEAGWVTDILTDDDYGTPENMAEMRRALDQIRLQGTRCKEITYKLLSFARKTDERIKELDLNALVAEMAELSDKRARYVNVHIKTDLAENLPHVAGSPSELQQLVLNLVNNAMDAMEKNGGDLTLATRLAGDKVELVVSDNGHGMPKAVAARIFEPFFTTKAVGKGTGLGLSICYGIVKKLGGEITVESAPEQGATFRISLPSAGHPEPQAATQPSGPEAPKADAERS from the coding sequence TTGAGCGACCGCCATTATTATCAGTCCCTGACACGCAGCATGGTGGCCTGGGTGGCGGTGGTGGCGCTGGCCCCGCTTTTGGCCTGCGCGGTCATGCTCGGCTACCAGTTCCACACCGCCTACCGGGCCAAGGTCGTGGAACACCTGGAAGAGCTGGTGCTCAAGCACACGCAGCAGGTGGGGGCGTTTTTGCGCGAATCCGCCGCCGAGTTGCGGGTGCTGGCCGATCTGACGCCGTTTTCCTCGCTGACCGACGACGGCGCCCTGGGCGGGCTTTTGGCCACCATGCAAAAAGAGCACGGCGGGGTGTTCGTGGACCTGGGGCTGGTCAACGCCGCCGGGGCGCTCGTGTCCTATGCCGGGCCCTACCGCCTGGGCCGGGCCGATTACGCCGATTCGCCCTGGTTCGCCGCCGCCCGGAAAGACGAGGTGACCATAAGCGACGTGTTCCTCGGGCTGCGGGGACTGCCCCATTTCGTGGTGGCGGTGCGGCGCGTCCATGACGGCCAGGAATATATTCTGCGCTCCACCATCGACTTCGCCGCCTTCAACAAGCTTGTGGAAAATATCGGCCAGGGGGCCACGGGGCAGGCCTTTATCCTAAGCGCCCGGGGCGAGCTGCAAACCACGCCCAAGCGCGGCCTGCAAACCGACGCGCCGTTTTTGCGAAGGAAAATCTGGAGCGGCACGGGCGATGCGCCGGCCATGGCCGCCGATCAGGTCATGGTGTTCACCCACGAATCCCCGGCCTCGGGGCATCGGGTGCTTTACGTGGCGGCCACGCTCAAGGGCGGGGACTGGGCCCTGGTCTACCAGCAGGACGAGGCCGACGCCTTTGCCTCGCTCTACCGGGCCAGGGTGCTGGCCATCGTCATCGTGGCCGTGGGCGCGGTGCTGGTTTTCGTCGCCGCCTGGTGGCTGGCCCGGCGCATGGTCGGGCGCATCGCCACGGCCGACGCCGAGCGCGATCTTTTAAACGATCAGGTCATCGAGGCCGGCAAGCTGGCCTCGGTCGGCGAGCTGGCCGCCGGCATCGCCCACGAGATCAACAACCCCGTGGCCATCATGATGGAAGAGGCCGGCTGGGTGACGGACATCCTGACCGACGACGACTACGGCACGCCCGAAAACATGGCCGAGATGCGCCGGGCCCTGGACCAGATCCGCTTGCAGGGCACGCGCTGCAAGGAAATCACCTACAAACTCTTGAGCTTCGCCCGCAAGACCGACGAGCGCATCAAGGAGCTGGACTTAAATGCCCTGGTGGCCGAGATGGCCGAGCTGTCCGACAAGCGCGCCCGCTACGTCAACGTGCACATCAAGACCGATCTGGCCGAAAACCTGCCCCATGTGGCCGGCTCGCCCTCGGAGCTCCAGCAGCTCGTGCTCAACCTCGTCAACAACGCCATGGACGCCATGGAGAAAAACGGCGGCGACCTGACCCTGGCCACCCGTTTGGCCGGGGACAAGGTGGAGCTTGTCGTGTCCGACAACGGGCACGGCATGCCGAAGGCCGTGGCCGCCCGCATTTTCGAGCCCTTTTTCACCACCAAGGCCGTGGGCAAGGGCACGGGGCTCGGACTTTCCATCTGCTACGGCATCGTCAAGAAGCTCGGCGGCGAGATCACCGTGGAATCGGCCCCGGAACAGGGCGCGACGTTCCGGATATCCCTGCCCTCGGCCGGCCACCCCGAACCCCAGGCCGCCACCCAACCCTCCGGCCCCGAAGCCCCGAAAGCCGACGCGGAGCGGTCCTAG
- a CDS encoding response regulator, with amino-acid sequence MSDKPLRVLLIDDEAGFTEVLAKRLRRRGLEVLVALSGAEAVRTLHENACDAAVCDLKMVDMDGIEVLKIFKKMVPSMPVIMLTGHGSEEAAKDGLDAGAADYLLKPCDLDELLAKITDAVDRSRRQTPSAADPS; translated from the coding sequence ATGAGTGACAAACCGTTGCGGGTTCTTCTCATCGACGACGAGGCCGGCTTCACCGAAGTGCTGGCCAAGCGCCTGCGGCGGCGGGGCCTCGAGGTCCTGGTGGCGCTTTCCGGGGCCGAGGCCGTGCGCACGCTGCATGAAAACGCCTGCGACGCGGCCGTGTGCGACCTCAAGATGGTGGACATGGACGGCATCGAGGTGCTCAAGATTTTCAAGAAGATGGTCCCGTCCATGCCCGTGATCATGCTCACCGGCCATGGCTCCGAGGAGGCGGCCAAGGACGGCCTGGACGCCGGAGCGGCCGATTACCTGCTCAAGCCCTGCGACCTCGACGAACTGCTGGCCAAGATCACGGACGCCGTGGACCGCTCCCGCCGGCAGACGCCGTCCGCTGCCGACCCGTCCTGA
- a CDS encoding class I SAM-dependent methyltransferase: MDDNVALFNARAAAWDANPFRRKLAGDIAATMERVGLFRETVPDALDFGCGTGLLTLELARRCQRVTGLDTSPGMLAALDAKIEAAGLDNVATILADIGAGDPLPGTYDLIGSAMALHHVEDIPSVLDRLFKAAGKGAHLALADLDSEGGVFHPDNDGVYHFGFDRLELADMLAGCGFTDIDATTAATIERPGKDGAVREFTVFLMTARRP, encoded by the coding sequence ATGGATGACAACGTCGCGCTTTTCAACGCCCGGGCCGCGGCCTGGGACGCCAATCCGTTCCGCCGCAAGCTGGCCGGCGACATCGCCGCCACCATGGAACGGGTCGGACTTTTTCGGGAAACCGTGCCCGATGCCCTGGATTTCGGCTGCGGCACGGGGCTTTTGACGCTGGAGCTGGCCAGGCGCTGCCAGCGCGTCACCGGCCTCGATACCTCGCCGGGCATGCTGGCCGCCCTTGACGCCAAGATCGAGGCGGCCGGCCTCGACAACGTGGCCACCATCCTGGCCGACATCGGCGCCGGGGACCCCTTGCCCGGGACCTACGACCTCATCGGCAGCGCCATGGCCCTGCACCATGTCGAGGATATCCCGTCCGTGCTGGACCGGCTTTTCAAGGCCGCGGGCAAGGGGGCGCACCTGGCCCTGGCCGACCTGGACAGCGAAGGCGGGGTATTTCATCCCGACAACGACGGGGTCTACCATTTCGGTTTCGACCGCCTGGAACTGGCCGACATGCTGGCCGGATGCGGGTTTACGGACATCGACGCGACCACCGCCGCCACCATCGAACGGCCGGGCAAGGACGGGGCCGTGCGGGAATTCACCGTGTTCCTCATGACCGCCAGAAGGCCGTAA
- the ahbC gene encoding 12,18-didecarboxysiroheme deacetylase: protein MIGISKLYCGGVEPSDALRYGRQSGKLPSHLLQFSADKKPVVVWNMTRRCNLKCVHCYAKAVDPEGVDDIGTAEAKAMIDDLAAYGAPVMLFSGGEPLVRKDLTELASHATSRGMRAVISTNGTLITREKARELKGVGLSYVGISLDGGEEVHDRFRGVAGAYKKALAGLENCQMEGLKVGLRFTINKRNASEVPLLFDLLRDLEVPRICFYHLVYSGRGSELIKEDLDHAATRALVDLIMDRTRALHDAGHPKEVLTVDNHADGPYVHMRLAREDPKRAAEVAELLSFNEGNSSGRGIGCISWDGKVHADQFWRHHVFGNVRERPFSEIWDDPNIELLAKLKDKKRYVTGRCATCRYLAICGGNFRARAEAVTGDVWAPDPACYLTDDEIRPEE, encoded by the coding sequence ATGATAGGCATATCCAAGCTTTACTGCGGCGGGGTGGAGCCTTCCGACGCCCTGCGCTATGGCCGCCAGTCGGGCAAGCTCCCGTCGCACCTGCTTCAGTTTTCCGCGGACAAAAAGCCCGTCGTGGTCTGGAACATGACCCGGCGCTGCAACCTCAAGTGCGTGCACTGCTACGCCAAGGCCGTCGACCCGGAAGGCGTGGACGACATCGGCACGGCGGAAGCCAAGGCCATGATCGACGATCTGGCCGCCTACGGCGCTCCGGTGATGCTTTTTTCCGGCGGCGAGCCGCTGGTGCGCAAGGATCTGACCGAGCTGGCCTCCCACGCCACCTCCCGGGGCATGCGGGCCGTCATCTCCACCAACGGCACGCTGATTACCCGCGAAAAGGCCCGGGAGCTCAAGGGGGTCGGCCTGTCCTACGTCGGCATCTCCCTGGACGGCGGCGAGGAGGTCCATGACCGCTTTCGGGGGGTTGCGGGCGCGTACAAGAAAGCCCTGGCCGGCCTCGAAAACTGCCAGATGGAAGGGCTCAAGGTCGGACTGCGCTTCACCATCAACAAGCGTAACGCCAGCGAGGTGCCGCTTCTCTTCGACCTGCTGCGCGACCTCGAAGTGCCGCGCATCTGCTTTTACCACCTGGTCTACTCCGGGCGCGGCTCGGAGCTGATCAAGGAAGACCTGGACCACGCGGCCACGCGGGCCCTGGTCGACCTGATCATGGACCGCACGCGGGCCCTGCACGACGCGGGGCATCCCAAGGAAGTCCTCACCGTGGACAACCACGCCGACGGCCCCTACGTCCACATGCGCCTGGCGCGCGAGGACCCCAAGCGCGCGGCCGAGGTGGCGGAGCTGCTCTCGTTTAACGAAGGCAACAGCTCCGGCCGGGGCATCGGCTGCATCTCCTGGGACGGCAAGGTCCACGCCGACCAGTTCTGGCGGCACCACGTGTTCGGCAATGTGCGCGAGCGGCCGTTTTCCGAGATCTGGGACGATCCGAATATCGAACTGCTGGCCAAGCTCAAGGACAAGAAGCGCTACGTCACCGGGCGCTGCGCCACCTGCCGCTATCTTGCCATCTGCGGCGGCAACTTCCGGGCCCGGGCCGAGGCTGTCACCGGCGACGTCTGGGCGCCCGATCCGGCCTGCTACCTGACCGACGACGAAATTCGACCTGAGGAATAG